One genomic window of Aptenodytes patagonicus chromosome 3, bAptPat1.pri.cur, whole genome shotgun sequence includes the following:
- the RMND1 gene encoding required for meiotic nuclear division protein 1 homolog, with amino-acid sequence MRLKLLHLQTRPFHALTTICQCQSFSKTGRPLLKLDNEVDRTAHRTEKSWNLYALRTASPCLTSRCVQGKNWQLLQGNVSALGKNVYYQSGEVFFPSWKHFGVAMTENYKLNTQCIKKLRNVSSRFYSVVSAGKIIPKHSNQPVKRPPKAPRTKQPSRTNQPLLSDVENLMQCTAFATADEYHLGNLCHDLTSHGYVEITSLPRDAANVLVIGTEKSAKEDDPGMTFFFREGAVVFWNVEEKSMKNIMQVLEQHEIQPYEVALVHWENEEMNYRLGEGQSKLHKGEILLNSELDSDEVVLQKFAFSNALCLSVKLAIWESLLDNFVESIQSIPEILKSRRKVKLSHADVMQKIGELFALRHRINLSSDLLITPDFYWDREKLEELYDKTCQFLNINRRVKVMNEKLQHCMELTDLMRNHLNEKHALRLEWMIVILITIEVLFELARVVF; translated from the exons ATGAGACTGAAACTTCTGCACCTTCAGACTAGACCTTTCCACGCTTTAACAACAATATGCCAATGCCAAAGCTTTAGTAAAACTGGACGTCCACTATTAAAGCTGGATAATGAAGTTGACAGAACAGCTCACAGAACAGAAAAGTCTTGGAATTTGTACGCTCTGAGAACTGCTTCCCCTTGTTTGACAAGTCGATGTGTGCAAGGCAAGAATTGGCAATTGCTCCAAGGAAATGTATCGgctttgggaaaaaatgtttattatcaGAGtggggaggttttttttccatcctggaAACATTTTGGTGTGGCGATGACGGAAAACTACAAGCTCAATACACAGTGTATTAAAAAGCTTAGGAATGTATCATCAAGATTTTACTCGGTTGTATCAGCTGGTAAAATTATTCCAAAACACAGTAACCAGCCAGTTAAGAGGCCACCGAAGGCACCAAGGACCAAGCAGCCATCCAGAACAAACCAGCCACTACTGTCAGACGTGGAG AATCTGATGCAGTGCACAGCCTTTGCAACAGCAGATGAATATCATCTTGGTAATCTGTGTCATGACCTGACTTCACATGGATATGTTGAAATAACAAGTTTGCCTAGAG ATGCTGCAAACGTCTTGGTGATTGGTACTGAGAAATCTGCAAAAGAAGATGATCCTGGCATGACTTTTTTCTTCAG GGAAGGGGCTGTTGTGTTTTGGAATGTGGAAGAGAAAAGT ATGAAGAATATCATGCAAGTGCTAGAACAGCATGAAATTCAGCCGTATGAAGTTGCACTAGTCCATTGGGAGAATGAAGAGATGAACTATAGACTAGGAGA AGGTCAGTCAAAGCTTCATAAAGGAGAAATCTTGTTAAATTCTGAGCTGGATAGTGATGAAGTTGTTCTGCAGAAATTTGCCTTTTCAAATGCCCTGTGTCTTTCTG TAAAGCTGGCTATTTGGGAATCATTATTGGATAACTTTGTGGAATCTATCCAGTCAATTCCTGAG ATACTGAAGTCACGAAGGAAGGTGAAACTGTCTCACGCAGATGTAATGCAGAAAATTGGAGAACTCTTCGCATTAAG ACACCGTATAAATCTGAGTTCAGACCTGCTAATAACACCTGACTTCTACTGGGATAGAGAAAAACTGGAAGAGCTCTATGACAAGACTTGCCAGTTTCTCAACATTAATCGCAGAGTTAAG GTAATGAATGAAAAGCTTCAGCACTGCATGGAGCTGACAGACCTAATGCGAAACCACCTGAATGAAAAGCACGCTCTACGCCTCGAGTGGATGATAGTAATACTCATCACCATAgag GTTCTGTTTGAACTTGCAAGGGTAGTTTTCTGA